TACTGATGGACCTACGGAATCGTCGGCTCACGCTACCGGGTGCGCGCGGGGCTCCGCACACACGTGTGAGGCCGGTTACACAACCTTCCTGCGCCTCGCCTCCGTGGCCTACGCCGCCGACAGGTCCATCCGCGCGCTGAACTCCCGCACCACCGCCTCCCCCGCGTACGGCTCCAGGCTCTCCCTCAGATCGTCCAGGTACTCCGCGCCCCGCGACGACCGCAGCGTGCCAAGGAGTTCGAGCGCCCGCGTCCCCGTCCGGCAGGCCTGCTCCACCTCCCGCTGCTGCACCTGCGCCGACGCCAGCAGGGCCAGACCGATCGCCCGGCGCCGCGCCCGCGTCTCAGGATGGCCGGCGATCGCCTCCCGTGCCGCCCGCGCCGCCTCGTCCGCCTGCCCCAGGTCCCGGTGGCAGTGCGCCAGTTCGTCCGCGAGGTAGGCGTGATCGAAGTGCGCGATCCACACCGGGTCGTCGCCCGCCTCCGGATCGGCCTGCTCCAGCGCCCGTACGGCACGGCCCGCCGCCGTCTCGAACGAGCTGATGTCCCCCATCAGCGCGTGCCCGCGCGCCTCGGCCGCCAGGAACATCGCCTCCGCCCGCGGCGGCACCTTGCCCCGCGCCCCCTCCTGCGCCGCCCGCGCCAACTGGGCGATCTCCCGGGGGTTCCCGAGCTGCGCGGCGAGGTGGCTCATCGACGCGGCCAGGACGTACCCGCCGTAGCCCCGGTCCCCCGCCGCCTGCGCGAGCCGCAGCGCCTGGATGTAGTAGCGCTGCGCGAGACCCGGTTCGCCCGTGTCCACCGCCATGTACCCGGCGAGCTCGGTCAGCCGCGCGGCCGCCGCGAAGAGCTGCCGGCCCACGGCCTCCCGGTACGAGCCCGAAAGCATCCCCGACACCACGCTGTTGAGGTAGTGCACCACCACCGGCCGCACGTGACCGCTGCCGAACCGCCGGTCGAGGTCGACCAGCGCGCTCGTCATCTCCCGTACCGCCGCGACGTCCGCGACCCCGACGCGCGCGCCCGCGAGCCGCGCCACGTGCGCGTCAGGACCGGTGATCAGCCAGTCCCTGCTGGGCTCGACGAGCGCGGAGGACGCCACCGTGGAGCCCGTCAGGAAGTCCCGCCTGCCCACGTCGCTGCGCCACAGCTCGCAGACCTGCTCGATCGCGCCGAGCACGGTCGGCGCGAACTGGAGGCCCACCCCGGCGGCGAGGTTCCGGCCGTTCGCCATCCCGACCTCGTCGATCGTGACCGTCCGGCCCAGTTTGCGGCCCAGTGCCTCCGCGATGATGCCCGGCGCCCGGCCGCGCGGCTGCTGCCCGCGCAGCCACCGCGCCACCGACGTCTTGTCGTACCGCAGGTCGAGGCCGCGCTCCGCGCCGACCATGTTGACCCTGCGGGCGAGGCCGGCGTGCGAGCAGGCCGCCTCCTGGATGAGCGCCTGGAGCCGTTCGTTCGGCTGACGCGCGACGAGTGGCCTGGCTGCCATGAGTTACCCCCTGAGGCCGAGCGGTGATCACAGGTGCAGTGATCACGAGAAGTGATCACTGCCCGGTGGATATCCGGTCAATGCCGATGTGAACACGCGAAACCGGACAGGCCGGCCGCGACGCTGCCGCCGGCGCCCCCACTGATGCGTGCCCCTTGCTTCGTGCCCCTTGCTGCGTGCCCCTTGCTGCGTGCCCCTTGCTGCGTACCCCTTGCTGCGTACCCACCCCCCGCTCCCCCGGCCCCCGCGCGCCCCCGCCGGTGCACCCGTGCGCCCCGTATGCAGGATCGATGCGTCACACCGCTCTCCCCCGCGCCCGTAACCCCAGGTGACGGGGGCAGTTGTGTTCACCGTGGAAGAGACCATCGGAGTCACGGAAGCCGCACAGATCCCCCAGCAGCGAGGCGAACAACTGCTGGACAGCGCCGTGCGGTACGCGGAAGAGCGGCACTGGGACGTGTTCCCCGGGACCTGGCTTGAGGCCGTCGAGGGCAGGGAGCGATGCTCCTGCGGCGCGGAGTGCGCCGTCCCCGGCGCGCACGCGGTCAAGCCCGACTGGTCGACCCAGGCCACCGGGAGCGGCGTCGGGGCGCGGCGCATGTGGTCGAAGACGCCGAAGGCGTCGATCCTGCTGCCGACGGGCCGGACGTTCGACGCGATCGAGGTGTCGGAGTCGGCCGGTTTCCTCGCGCTGGCCCGCATGGAGCGCATGGACCTGACGCTCGGCCCCGTGACCTGCACCCCGGACCGCCGGATGTTCTTCTTCGTCCTGCCGGGCGCCGCCGCCAAGGTGCCCGACCTCGTACGGAAGCTGGGCTGGGTCCCGGGCGCGATCGACCTCGCCACGCGCGGCGAGGGGCACTACGTGGCGGCCCCGCCCACCCGGATCGGCGGCGTCGGCGCGGTGCAGTGGGCACGGCGCCCCACCCCGGCGAACCGCTGGCTCCCCGACGCGGAGGAGCTGATCAGCCCCCTCGCGTACGCGTGTGGCCGGGAAGCTGCGGAGGCGCGCGTCCGGGCGCAGTGATCCCTGGGCCCGGCCAGGCCTCACCCGTATGGTGGTGCCCGTATACACGGGGACAACCGAAGGGTTGACGGGACATGCCTGACCAGGCATTTGACGGAGTTTTCGACAAGGCGGGCGCCGCAGCGGGCACCGCACCGGGTGCCGGTGCGGTGCCCGCGGTGCGTGTCGAGGGGCTGTGGAAGCGTTTCGGCCAGCAGATCGCGGTGAACGGGATCGATCTCGTCCTGCCCGCGGGGAAGTTCATCGGGCTCGTCGGGCCCAACGGAGCCGGCAAGACGACCACCCTCTCCATGATCACGGGGCTGCTCCGGCCCGACCAGGGGCGGATCCTGGTCGCCGGGCACGACGTATGGGCCGACCCCGAGTCGGTCGCCGAGGTCAAGGCGCGGATCGGCATCCTGCCGGAGGGGCTGCGGCTCTTCGAGCGGCTCTCCGGCCGTGAACTCCTCGCGTACAGCGGCCGGCTGCGAGGGCTGCCGGGCGCCGAGGTCGACAAGCGGGCCGCGCAGCTCCTCGACGTCCTCGACCTCACCGGCTCGCAGAACAAGCTGGTCGTCGACTACTCGACCGGCATGCGGAAGAAGATCGGCCTCGCGGCCGCCCTCCTCCACAACCCCGAGGTGCTGTTCCTGGACGAGCCGTTCGAGGGCGTCGACCCGGTGTCGGCGCAGACGATCCGCGGGGTCCTGGAGCGGTACACCCAGTCCGGTGCGACCGTCGTCTTCTCCAGCCACGTCATGGAGCTGGTCGAGTCGCTGTGCGACTGGGTCGCCGTGATGGCGGCGGGCCGGATCCGCGCGCAGGGCCCGCTCGCGGAGGTCCGCGGCGACCGGCCCTCGCTCCAGGCGGCGTTCCTGGAGCTGGTCGGGGCGAACGGGCGCGAGACGGCCGGGGAGTCCCTGGACTGGCTGGGCGGCGGGGCGCAGCGATGAGCACGACGACCACCGTCACCACGACCAGCACCACTGCCGCCTCCCCCAGACCGTCCCTCACGTCCACCTTCGTACGGCTCAAGCTGTCGCTGCTGAAGAACGGGCTGCGGCAGTCGGGCGGGCGGACCGCCGCGTACATCGTCTCGATCGTCTTCGGCGTCCTGTTCGCCGCGGGCATGGTGCTGTCGTCCGTCCTGCTGCGGGGCAGCGCCTCGGCCGACACGGTCGCGGTCCTCCTCATCGGGACGCTCGCGCTGTCCTGGACGGTCATGCCGCTGTTCGTGCCGAGCGGGGACGAGACCCTCGACCCGTCGCGGCTCGTGATGCTGCCGCTGCGGCCCCGGCCGCTGGTCCGGGCCCTGCTCGTGGCGTCCCTGGTGGGCGTCGGGCCCGTACTCACCCTCGTCCTGGTGCTCGGCGCGGCCCTCTCGGTCGCGCGGGGCACGGCGGGCGTCGTCGTCGCCGTGCTCGCCGTCCCGCTCGTGACGGCCGTGTGCGTCGCGCTGTCCCGGGCGGTGGCCGCCGCCAACATCCGGCTCCTGACCTCCCGCAAGGGCCGAGACCTGGCGCTGCTCAGCGGCCTGGTGATCGCGGTCGGCATGCAGCTGGTCAACTTCGGCGCCCAGCGCCTCGGCCAGACCGGCGGTCTGGGCCCGCTCGAACCGGCGGCGGCGGTCGTCGGCTGGCTGCCGCCGGCCGCCGCGATCGGCGCGGTCGACGCGGCGAGCAGCGGCGACTACGCGGTGGCCGTGGCCCGGCTGCTGCTCACGGCGGCAGCGCTCGTGGCGCTGGTGTACTGGTGGCAGCGGAGCCTGGTGCGGCTGATGGTCGAGCCGGACGGCTCCACGATCGGCGCGTCGTCCGGGTCGGGTGCCGCCGAGAAGTCCGGGGGTACGGGGCTGCTCAGCCGGATCCTGCCGGGCGGGCGGACGGGCGCGGTCATGGAGCGCAGCCTGCGCTACATCTGGCGCGACCCGAAGACGAAGGCCGCGTGGGTGACCTCGCTGGCCATGGGCCTGATCGTGCCGCTCTTCAACGCCTTCCAGGGCACGGGCACCATCTACTGGGCGTGCTTCGCCTCGGGCATGCTCGGCGTCCAGATGTACAACCAGTTCGGCCAGGACACGTCGGCGTTCTGGATGGTCGCGCAGACCATCTCGACGACGGCCGACGCGTACGCCGAACTCCGGGCCCGGGCCCTGGCCCTCCTGTACGTCACGCTGCCGTTCACCGTGCTGGTGACGGTGGCGACGGCCGCCGTCCTCGGCGACTGGTCGGCCCTCCCGGAGGCGCTCGGCCTGTCGTTCGCCCTGCTCGGCGCGCTGGTGGGCTCGGGCGCGGTGGCCTCCTCGGTCTTCCCGTACTCGATCCCGCAGGACAGCGGCTACAAGAACGTGGCACCGGGACAGGGCGGCCTGGCCTGGATGTCGATCCTGGGCGGCATGCTCGGCTCCGTGGTGCTGTGCGCCCCGCCCATCGGCGCGACGATCTACCTCCACCTGTCCGACCGGCAGTCCGCGCTGTGGCTCATCCTCCCGGCCGGCGTCCTCTACGGCGCCCTGCTCACCTGGGCGGGCCTCAAGCTGGCGGCCCCGCGCACGGCGAGGCGACTCCCGGAGATCCTGACGGCGGTCAGCAAGGGCTGACGGCCAGGCCGGACGATTCGACGATCGGTGGGCGTGTGACCGCCCGCCGATCGTTCGCACGCATGGGGGCCTTTGCGAAGACGGCACGTGCGTCTACGCGGTGGGCAAGAAGCCGGGACCGCCGGCGATGTCGCCGGTGCCACGTGCGACCACCCGCTCGTCGGGTCGGCCGGGGCCGCGAGATCCGGACCCTGACCACGCCACGGGGCGGGGCGGGGCGGGGCGGGGCGGGGCGGGCGGACGCTAGGTGGTCAGGCCGCCCTGGGCGTACTCGTCGAGGCGGTCCCGCCAGCCCGCCGGCATACCTACCCGCTTGCTGTCGGGCCGATATGCGGGCAGGCCGTACTTTCGCTCATGTTCGTCCCAGGCCGCGTCCGTGCGGCACGGGCCGCAGTGCGTCTCGTCCGCCGCCGGGCGGAAGACGTGCGGGTTTCCCGGGCCCTCGCAGGCGATCAGCGGCGCCGGGCGGGCGGGCGGCTCGGCAGGAGCCTCCGGGGCGTCCGGGACGAGCGGTGCCGGCATCTTCTCCGTCAGGCGGTGCCGCAGGAAGCCGACCGCCGACCGCACGCCGTTGCCCGGCAGGTACGCCGTCAGGGCGCGGCGCATGTCGGCGGCCGAGACCCCGCGACGGAGCCATTCCGCCGCCTGCTCGGCCAGCCCCCGCGCCTCCCGGACCCCGAGCAGCAGGTCCTTGTGGCTGTGGCGGAGGGAGAGCAACAGGCGTTCGGCTGTGAGAAATTCCGGGTCGCCGTCAGGCGGTGCGGAGTCCGCCTCGATATCCGCCTCGGGGGCCGGGTCCGGCTGCGGCTGCGGCTCCGGGTCCGGTTCGCGATCCGCCCGCGCTTTGGGGGGTGGGTGGGGATCGTTCTTCCCAGAGTCTTTGTCTACCGGTTTATAGGTTTGGGCATTCCGGTCCCGTGAAGAACCGGCTTTCGGCTGCCGACCACTCGGCGACTCGGGCGGCTCGCCGCCACCCCGGAGGGCGATCGCCTCCTCGCTCGTGAGGGTGACGTTCGACGCGAGTTGGTCGGTGACCCAACGCCCCCGATCGTTCTGCCACCTCCACTCGTGGAGGTACCCGTTCGCGATCAGGTGCTTCCTCGCGTTCCGGTACTCCCTGGGCGTCAGCTCCAGCGCCTCCGCGTACTTGCCGAGGGCCTCATAGCGCTCCTGCTCGGGGAGGCTCTGGACGATGAGGATCAGGACCTTCGCGTCACTGTTCATCCGACGCGAGTAGAGGATCTCGTTCGCGGCCTTGGTGTAGCTGCGCACAGGCGCGATAACATGCCGAAGCATTTCTGGTGGACCTCTAGTTTCCACTGGGCGTGAAGGTCCTCGGACGGTGTTGGCGCACCCCCGGGGACCGCTCCCTTTACGGAGCGTGATAACAGGGTTACCGTAGCGCACAATTGACGGTCCAATGCAACAACTCCGCCTCTACGAACGGATCTTCGAGCGTCGGTCGCGACCGCCAGTCCAACGGCCAGGTCAGCCCGTGCAACGCCGGGATCCCGACGTACGCCTCACTCCTGCCGCTGCCACTCAGCGCCCTCGTCGGCGCCGGCCACGCGAAGTCGCCTGCGGCGCGCGGCGGAAGCAGAAAGTACAGGTTCTTCTCGCCGGTGGCCTCGCGGACGATCGGGCCCGCCTGGAAGTCCGTGAACGACATGATCCGGTACGCCACGTCCTCGCCGAGGAAGCCCCCGATCCGTACGGCGTCGAAGTGCACGCCCGCGTGACGGAGGGCGTGACCGGTCGCGGGTACCCAAGCGGGTGCGGTGTCAAGCGACTTGCGCAGATTCATGCGGCCAGCTTGGAGGCCGTGGTCTGCTGAGACCAGCGACACAGTCCGGTTGTGCAGGACTGTGCACTCGGGAGGTCGGGTGTGAACAACGAGAAGAAGGGGAGCCCGGGGGCCGCGAAGGCCTTCGGTGCGCTCCTGCGTTTCTACCGCGAGCGGGCAGGCATCTCACAGGAGGCACTGGGCCGGGCAACCGGATACTCCAAGTCCCAGGTGGCCATGATCGAGCGCGGGGAGCGGCGGGCGAAGGGGAACTTCGTCGACATCGCGGAGGAGTTGCTGGGTGCACAAGGTGCACTTCTGGCAGTG
The sequence above is a segment of the Streptomyces sp. NBC_01255 genome. Coding sequences within it:
- a CDS encoding transcriptional regulator gives rise to the protein MAARPLVARQPNERLQALIQEAACSHAGLARRVNMVGAERGLDLRYDKTSVARWLRGQQPRGRAPGIIAEALGRKLGRTVTIDEVGMANGRNLAAGVGLQFAPTVLGAIEQVCELWRSDVGRRDFLTGSTVASSALVEPSRDWLITGPDAHVARLAGARVGVADVAAVREMTSALVDLDRRFGSGHVRPVVVHYLNSVVSGMLSGSYREAVGRQLFAAAARLTELAGYMAVDTGEPGLAQRYYIQALRLAQAAGDRGYGGYVLAASMSHLAAQLGNPREIAQLARAAQEGARGKVPPRAEAMFLAAEARGHALMGDISSFETAAGRAVRALEQADPEAGDDPVWIAHFDHAYLADELAHCHRDLGQADEAARAAREAIAGHPETRARRRAIGLALLASAQVQQREVEQACRTGTRALELLGTLRSSRGAEYLDDLRESLEPYAGEAVVREFSARMDLSAA
- a CDS encoding bifunctional DNA primase/polymerase encodes the protein MFTVEETIGVTEAAQIPQQRGEQLLDSAVRYAEERHWDVFPGTWLEAVEGRERCSCGAECAVPGAHAVKPDWSTQATGSGVGARRMWSKTPKASILLPTGRTFDAIEVSESAGFLALARMERMDLTLGPVTCTPDRRMFFFVLPGAAAKVPDLVRKLGWVPGAIDLATRGEGHYVAAPPTRIGGVGAVQWARRPTPANRWLPDAEELISPLAYACGREAAEARVRAQ
- a CDS encoding ABC transporter ATP-binding protein, with the translated sequence MPDQAFDGVFDKAGAAAGTAPGAGAVPAVRVEGLWKRFGQQIAVNGIDLVLPAGKFIGLVGPNGAGKTTTLSMITGLLRPDQGRILVAGHDVWADPESVAEVKARIGILPEGLRLFERLSGRELLAYSGRLRGLPGAEVDKRAAQLLDVLDLTGSQNKLVVDYSTGMRKKIGLAAALLHNPEVLFLDEPFEGVDPVSAQTIRGVLERYTQSGATVVFSSHVMELVESLCDWVAVMAAGRIRAQGPLAEVRGDRPSLQAAFLELVGANGRETAGESLDWLGGGAQR
- a CDS encoding transporter translates to MSTTTTVTTTSTTAASPRPSLTSTFVRLKLSLLKNGLRQSGGRTAAYIVSIVFGVLFAAGMVLSSVLLRGSASADTVAVLLIGTLALSWTVMPLFVPSGDETLDPSRLVMLPLRPRPLVRALLVASLVGVGPVLTLVLVLGAALSVARGTAGVVVAVLAVPLVTAVCVALSRAVAAANIRLLTSRKGRDLALLSGLVIAVGMQLVNFGAQRLGQTGGLGPLEPAAAVVGWLPPAAAIGAVDAASSGDYAVAVARLLLTAAALVALVYWWQRSLVRLMVEPDGSTIGASSGSGAAEKSGGTGLLSRILPGGRTGAVMERSLRYIWRDPKTKAAWVTSLAMGLIVPLFNAFQGTGTIYWACFASGMLGVQMYNQFGQDTSAFWMVAQTISTTADAYAELRARALALLYVTLPFTVLVTVATAAVLGDWSALPEALGLSFALLGALVGSGAVASSVFPYSIPQDSGYKNVAPGQGGLAWMSILGGMLGSVVLCAPPIGATIYLHLSDRQSALWLILPAGVLYGALLTWAGLKLAAPRTARRLPEILTAVSKG